Proteins from one Bufo gargarizans isolate SCDJY-AF-19 chromosome 8, ASM1485885v1, whole genome shotgun sequence genomic window:
- the CCNT2 gene encoding cyclin-T2 isoform X1, producing MADCRAPSPRWFFTREQLENSPSRRCGMEADKELSYRQQAANLVQDMGQRLNVSQLTINTAIVYMHRFYMHHSFTKYNRNIMSPTALFLAAKVEEQPRKLEHVIKVCHACLNPVDPLLDTKSDAYLQQAQELVILETVLLQTLGFEITIEHPHTDVVKCTQLVRASKDLAQTSYFMATNSLHLTTFCLQYKPTVIACVCIHLACKWSNWEIPVSTDGKHWWEYVDQTVTLELLDELTHEFLQILEKTPNRLKKIRNWRASQAATRKPKSDGQLDNALLSSSLAQNSILVDPVAGIAAGASFPKASTSVFPAPVALNSGSMPIQAAHNTEELALLGMPGTSYTMASHHEWPQHPDQPRTDQVYGQKTDSSLPSAQYNMTAVQLHPGLHHRSEKVSEHSAKLEHAHKSSGGKHYGQIYAPPVTMSHKMSLDKYREKRKLETVDMDIRDQILTVHTDQQQQHKKHSQASGSSSVTSPIKMKIPLSISEKTEKHSSEKKDKSGSLKLRIPIPATERTSSKDDLKMKIKVSSAERHSSSDEGSGKSKHSSPHMSKEHKDKHNSSSRHHGSSHKHSHSHYSSASSNNNSNKLSMDGLPTTVLRSPVGVPNDGGTSSSSSSRKRPHSNDASYNHHPKMSKSSKSSGTSSSSVKQYISSHNTVLNHPLLPPPPVTYQVGYGHLSTLVKLDKKAVESNGPDTSHEYGANSQHMDYKDTLDMLDSLLSAQGMNM from the exons ATCCCAGCTCACCATCAACACTGCCATTGTTTACATGCACCGCTTCTATATGCATCATTCTTTTACCAAATACAACAGAAAT ATAATGTCTCCTACTGCATTGTTCCTGGCTGCTAAAGTGGAGGAACAGCCTCGTAAACTTGAACATGTCATTAAAGTATGTCATGCTTGTCTTAATCCAGTCGATCCACTGCTGGATACAAAAAGCGAT GCTTACCTACAGCAAGCTCAAGAGCTGGTTATACTTGAAACTGTCCTGCTGCAGACCTTAG GCTTCGAGATCACTATTGAACATCCCCACACAGATGTCGTTAAGTGCACCCAATTAGTGAGAG CAAGCAAGGACTTGGCACAGACCTCCTATTTCATGGCTACCAACAG TCTGCACCTCACAACTTTCTGCCTTCAGTACAAGCCCACGGTAATCGCCTGTGTGTGCATCCACCTGGCCTGCAAGTGGTCCAACTGGGAGATACCTGTATCTACAGatgggaagcattggtgggagtATGTGGACCAGACGGTGACACTGGAATTGCTGGATG AACTGACGCATGAATTTCTGCAAATTCTTGAGAAGACACCCAACCGGTTGAAGAAGATTCGAAACTGGAGG gccagTCAGgcggctacaagaaaacccaagTCTGATGGTCAACTCGACAATGCTTTGCTTAGTTCGTCACTTGCCCAGAACTCTATTTTGGTGGACCCCGTAGCTGGTATTGCTGCAGGCGCCAGTTTTCCAAAGGCATCGACGTCTGTGTTTCCTGCACCGGTAGCTCTGAACTCAGGAAGCATGCCAATTCAGGCGGCCCATAACACAGAGGAACTGGCCTTATTGGGAATGCCTGGTACATCCTATACAATGGCATCTCATCACGAATGGCCTCAGCATCCGGATCAGCCTAGGACAGACCAAGTGTATGGCCAGAAAACGGATAGTtctctcccatctgcacagtaTAACATGACCGCTGTTCAACTCCACCCTGGCTTACATCATCGCTCCGAAAAGGTTTCTGAGCACTCGGCTAAGCTGGAGCATGCTCATAAGTCATCTGGCGGCAAACACTATGGACAAATTTATGCTCCTCCAGTAACTATGTCTCATAAAATGTCTTTGGACAAGTACCGGGAAAAACGCAAACTTGAAACTGTCGATATGGATATTAGAGATCAAATTCTGACAGTTCACACGGACCAACAGCAGCAACATAAAAAACATAGCCAAGCCTCCGGCAGCAGCTCTGTGACTTCTCCCATCAAAATGAAAATTCCACTTTCCATTAGTGAAAAGACAGAAAAACATTCTTCCGAGAAGAAAGATAAGAGCGGTTCCCTGAAGCTGCGCATACCCATCCCGGCCACGGAGAGAACCTCCAGCAAAGATGACTTGAAAATGAAAATTAAGGTCTCTTCCGCGGAGAGACACAGCTCATCGGACGAGGGCAGCGGAAAGAGCAAGCACTCGAGTCCGCACATGAGCAAAGAACACAAGGACAAGCACAATTCTTCCAGCCGGCACCACGGTAGCAGCCACAAGCATTCACATTCACACTACAGCAGTGCGAGCAGCAACAACAACAGCAATAAGCTTAGTATGGACGGACTGCCTACAACTGTTTTACGGAGTCCCGTTGGTGTGCCCAACGATGGTGGTACCTCGAGCTCCAGCTCTTCAAGAAAGAGGCCGCATTCCAATGACGCCTCTTACAACCACCACCCCAAAATGAGCAAAAGTTCCAAAAGTTCAGGTACTAGTTCTTCCTCTGTTAAGCAGTATATATCCTCTCACAACACTGTTCTTAACCATCCCTTACTCCCTCCTCCCCCTGTCACATACCAGGTGGGCTACGGGCATCTCAGCACCCTCGTGAAACTGGACAAGAAGGCAGTGGAGAGCAACGGCCCTGATACCAGTCACGAGTACGGTGCAAACAGCCAGCATATGGACTACAAAGATACTTTAGACATGCTCGATTCGCTGTTAAGCGCCCAAGGAATGAACATGTGA
- the CCNT2 gene encoding cyclin-T2 isoform X3, which yields MADCRAPSPRWFFTREQLENSPSRRCGMEADKELSYRQQAANLVQDMGQRLNVSQLTINTAIVYMHRFYMHHSFTKYNRNIMSPTALFLAAKVEEQPRKLEHVIKVCHACLNPVDPLLDTKSDAYLQQAQELVILETVLLQTLGFEITIEHPHTDVVKCTQLVRASKDLAQTSYFMATNSLHLTTFCLQYKPTVIACVCIHLACKWSNWEIPVSTDGKHWWEYVDQTVTLELLDELTHEFLQILEKTPNRLKKIRNWRASQAATRKPKSDGQLDNALLSSSLAQNSILVDPVAGIAAGASFPKASTSVFPAPVALNSGSMPIQAAHNTEELALLGMPGTSYTMASHHEWPQHPDQPRTDQVYGQKTDSSLPSAQYNMTAVQLHPGLHHRSEKVSEHSAKLEHAHKSSGGKHYGQIYAPPVTMSHKMSLDKYREKRKLETVDMDIRDQILTVHTDQQQQHKKHSQASGSSSVTSPIKMKIPLSISEKTEKHSSEKKDKSGSLKLRIPIPATERTSSKDDLKMKIKVSSAERHSSSDEGSGKSKHSSPHMSKEHKDKHNSSSRHHGSSHKHSHSHYSSASSNNNSNKLSMDGLPTTVLRSPVGVPNDGGTSSSSSSRKRPHSNDASYNHHPKMSKSSKSSGGLRASQHPRETGQEGSGEQRP from the exons ATCCCAGCTCACCATCAACACTGCCATTGTTTACATGCACCGCTTCTATATGCATCATTCTTTTACCAAATACAACAGAAAT ATAATGTCTCCTACTGCATTGTTCCTGGCTGCTAAAGTGGAGGAACAGCCTCGTAAACTTGAACATGTCATTAAAGTATGTCATGCTTGTCTTAATCCAGTCGATCCACTGCTGGATACAAAAAGCGAT GCTTACCTACAGCAAGCTCAAGAGCTGGTTATACTTGAAACTGTCCTGCTGCAGACCTTAG GCTTCGAGATCACTATTGAACATCCCCACACAGATGTCGTTAAGTGCACCCAATTAGTGAGAG CAAGCAAGGACTTGGCACAGACCTCCTATTTCATGGCTACCAACAG TCTGCACCTCACAACTTTCTGCCTTCAGTACAAGCCCACGGTAATCGCCTGTGTGTGCATCCACCTGGCCTGCAAGTGGTCCAACTGGGAGATACCTGTATCTACAGatgggaagcattggtgggagtATGTGGACCAGACGGTGACACTGGAATTGCTGGATG AACTGACGCATGAATTTCTGCAAATTCTTGAGAAGACACCCAACCGGTTGAAGAAGATTCGAAACTGGAGG gccagTCAGgcggctacaagaaaacccaagTCTGATGGTCAACTCGACAATGCTTTGCTTAGTTCGTCACTTGCCCAGAACTCTATTTTGGTGGACCCCGTAGCTGGTATTGCTGCAGGCGCCAGTTTTCCAAAGGCATCGACGTCTGTGTTTCCTGCACCGGTAGCTCTGAACTCAGGAAGCATGCCAATTCAGGCGGCCCATAACACAGAGGAACTGGCCTTATTGGGAATGCCTGGTACATCCTATACAATGGCATCTCATCACGAATGGCCTCAGCATCCGGATCAGCCTAGGACAGACCAAGTGTATGGCCAGAAAACGGATAGTtctctcccatctgcacagtaTAACATGACCGCTGTTCAACTCCACCCTGGCTTACATCATCGCTCCGAAAAGGTTTCTGAGCACTCGGCTAAGCTGGAGCATGCTCATAAGTCATCTGGCGGCAAACACTATGGACAAATTTATGCTCCTCCAGTAACTATGTCTCATAAAATGTCTTTGGACAAGTACCGGGAAAAACGCAAACTTGAAACTGTCGATATGGATATTAGAGATCAAATTCTGACAGTTCACACGGACCAACAGCAGCAACATAAAAAACATAGCCAAGCCTCCGGCAGCAGCTCTGTGACTTCTCCCATCAAAATGAAAATTCCACTTTCCATTAGTGAAAAGACAGAAAAACATTCTTCCGAGAAGAAAGATAAGAGCGGTTCCCTGAAGCTGCGCATACCCATCCCGGCCACGGAGAGAACCTCCAGCAAAGATGACTTGAAAATGAAAATTAAGGTCTCTTCCGCGGAGAGACACAGCTCATCGGACGAGGGCAGCGGAAAGAGCAAGCACTCGAGTCCGCACATGAGCAAAGAACACAAGGACAAGCACAATTCTTCCAGCCGGCACCACGGTAGCAGCCACAAGCATTCACATTCACACTACAGCAGTGCGAGCAGCAACAACAACAGCAATAAGCTTAGTATGGACGGACTGCCTACAACTGTTTTACGGAGTCCCGTTGGTGTGCCCAACGATGGTGGTACCTCGAGCTCCAGCTCTTCAAGAAAGAGGCCGCATTCCAATGACGCCTCTTACAACCACCACCCCAAAATGAGCAAAAGTTCCAAAAGTTCAG GTGGGCTACGGGCATCTCAGCACCCTCGTGAAACTGGACAAGAAGGCAGTGGAGAGCAACGGCCCTGA
- the CCNT2 gene encoding cyclin-T2 isoform X6, translated as MATNSLHLTTFCLQYKPTVIACVCIHLACKWSNWEIPVSTDGKHWWEYVDQTVTLELLDELTHEFLQILEKTPNRLKKIRNWRASQAATRKPKSDGQLDNALLSSSLAQNSILVDPVAGIAAGASFPKASTSVFPAPVALNSGSMPIQAAHNTEELALLGMPGTSYTMASHHEWPQHPDQPRTDQVYGQKTDSSLPSAQYNMTAVQLHPGLHHRSEKVSEHSAKLEHAHKSSGGKHYGQIYAPPVTMSHKMSLDKYREKRKLETVDMDIRDQILTVHTDQQQQHKKHSQASGSSSVTSPIKMKIPLSISEKTEKHSSEKKDKSGSLKLRIPIPATERTSSKDDLKMKIKVSSAERHSSSDEGSGKSKHSSPHMSKEHKDKHNSSSRHHGSSHKHSHSHYSSASSNNNSNKLSMDGLPTTVLRSPVGVPNDGGTSSSSSSRKRPHSNDASYNHHPKMSKSSKSSGTSSSSVKQYISSHNTVLNHPLLPPPPVTYQVGYGHLSTLVKLDKKAVESNGPDTSHEYGANSQHMDYKDTLDMLDSLLSAQGMNM; from the exons ATGGCTACCAACAG TCTGCACCTCACAACTTTCTGCCTTCAGTACAAGCCCACGGTAATCGCCTGTGTGTGCATCCACCTGGCCTGCAAGTGGTCCAACTGGGAGATACCTGTATCTACAGatgggaagcattggtgggagtATGTGGACCAGACGGTGACACTGGAATTGCTGGATG AACTGACGCATGAATTTCTGCAAATTCTTGAGAAGACACCCAACCGGTTGAAGAAGATTCGAAACTGGAGG gccagTCAGgcggctacaagaaaacccaagTCTGATGGTCAACTCGACAATGCTTTGCTTAGTTCGTCACTTGCCCAGAACTCTATTTTGGTGGACCCCGTAGCTGGTATTGCTGCAGGCGCCAGTTTTCCAAAGGCATCGACGTCTGTGTTTCCTGCACCGGTAGCTCTGAACTCAGGAAGCATGCCAATTCAGGCGGCCCATAACACAGAGGAACTGGCCTTATTGGGAATGCCTGGTACATCCTATACAATGGCATCTCATCACGAATGGCCTCAGCATCCGGATCAGCCTAGGACAGACCAAGTGTATGGCCAGAAAACGGATAGTtctctcccatctgcacagtaTAACATGACCGCTGTTCAACTCCACCCTGGCTTACATCATCGCTCCGAAAAGGTTTCTGAGCACTCGGCTAAGCTGGAGCATGCTCATAAGTCATCTGGCGGCAAACACTATGGACAAATTTATGCTCCTCCAGTAACTATGTCTCATAAAATGTCTTTGGACAAGTACCGGGAAAAACGCAAACTTGAAACTGTCGATATGGATATTAGAGATCAAATTCTGACAGTTCACACGGACCAACAGCAGCAACATAAAAAACATAGCCAAGCCTCCGGCAGCAGCTCTGTGACTTCTCCCATCAAAATGAAAATTCCACTTTCCATTAGTGAAAAGACAGAAAAACATTCTTCCGAGAAGAAAGATAAGAGCGGTTCCCTGAAGCTGCGCATACCCATCCCGGCCACGGAGAGAACCTCCAGCAAAGATGACTTGAAAATGAAAATTAAGGTCTCTTCCGCGGAGAGACACAGCTCATCGGACGAGGGCAGCGGAAAGAGCAAGCACTCGAGTCCGCACATGAGCAAAGAACACAAGGACAAGCACAATTCTTCCAGCCGGCACCACGGTAGCAGCCACAAGCATTCACATTCACACTACAGCAGTGCGAGCAGCAACAACAACAGCAATAAGCTTAGTATGGACGGACTGCCTACAACTGTTTTACGGAGTCCCGTTGGTGTGCCCAACGATGGTGGTACCTCGAGCTCCAGCTCTTCAAGAAAGAGGCCGCATTCCAATGACGCCTCTTACAACCACCACCCCAAAATGAGCAAAAGTTCCAAAAGTTCAGGTACTAGTTCTTCCTCTGTTAAGCAGTATATATCCTCTCACAACACTGTTCTTAACCATCCCTTACTCCCTCCTCCCCCTGTCACATACCAGGTGGGCTACGGGCATCTCAGCACCCTCGTGAAACTGGACAAGAAGGCAGTGGAGAGCAACGGCCCTGATACCAGTCACGAGTACGGTGCAAACAGCCAGCATATGGACTACAAAGATACTTTAGACATGCTCGATTCGCTGTTAAGCGCCCAAGGAATGAACATGTGA
- the CCNT2 gene encoding cyclin-T2 isoform X4, producing the protein MADCRAPSPRWFFTREQLENSPSRRCGMEADKELSYRQQAANLVQDMGQRLNVSQLTINTAIVYMHRFYMHHSFTKYNRNIMSPTALFLAAKVEEQPRKLEHVIKVCHACLNPVDPLLDTKSDAYLQQAQELVILETVLLQTLGFEITIEHPHTDVVKCTQLVRASKDLAQTSYFMATNSLHLTTFCLQYKPTVIACVCIHLACKWSNWEIPVSTDGKHWWEYVDQTVTLELLDELTHEFLQILEKTPNRLKKIRNWRASQAATRKPKSDGQLDNALLSSSLAQNSILVDPVAGIAAGASFPKASTSVFPAPVALNSGSMPIQAAHNTEELALLGMPGTSYTMASHHEWPQHPDQPRTDQVYGQKTDSSLPSAQYNMTAVQLHPGLHHRSEKVSEHSAKLEHAHKSSGGKHYGQIYAPPVTMSHKMSLDKYREKRKLETVDMDIRDQILTVHTDQQQQHKKHSQASGSSSVTSPIKMKIPLSISEKTEKHSSEKKDKSGSLKLRIPIPATERTSSKDDLKMKIKVSSAERHSSSDEGSGKSKHSSPHMSKEHKDKHNSSSRHHGSSHKHSHSHYSSASSNNNSNKLSMDGLPTTVLRSPVGVPNDGGTSSSSSSRKRPHSNDASYNHHPKMSKSSKSSANLQRKSGQ; encoded by the exons ATCCCAGCTCACCATCAACACTGCCATTGTTTACATGCACCGCTTCTATATGCATCATTCTTTTACCAAATACAACAGAAAT ATAATGTCTCCTACTGCATTGTTCCTGGCTGCTAAAGTGGAGGAACAGCCTCGTAAACTTGAACATGTCATTAAAGTATGTCATGCTTGTCTTAATCCAGTCGATCCACTGCTGGATACAAAAAGCGAT GCTTACCTACAGCAAGCTCAAGAGCTGGTTATACTTGAAACTGTCCTGCTGCAGACCTTAG GCTTCGAGATCACTATTGAACATCCCCACACAGATGTCGTTAAGTGCACCCAATTAGTGAGAG CAAGCAAGGACTTGGCACAGACCTCCTATTTCATGGCTACCAACAG TCTGCACCTCACAACTTTCTGCCTTCAGTACAAGCCCACGGTAATCGCCTGTGTGTGCATCCACCTGGCCTGCAAGTGGTCCAACTGGGAGATACCTGTATCTACAGatgggaagcattggtgggagtATGTGGACCAGACGGTGACACTGGAATTGCTGGATG AACTGACGCATGAATTTCTGCAAATTCTTGAGAAGACACCCAACCGGTTGAAGAAGATTCGAAACTGGAGG gccagTCAGgcggctacaagaaaacccaagTCTGATGGTCAACTCGACAATGCTTTGCTTAGTTCGTCACTTGCCCAGAACTCTATTTTGGTGGACCCCGTAGCTGGTATTGCTGCAGGCGCCAGTTTTCCAAAGGCATCGACGTCTGTGTTTCCTGCACCGGTAGCTCTGAACTCAGGAAGCATGCCAATTCAGGCGGCCCATAACACAGAGGAACTGGCCTTATTGGGAATGCCTGGTACATCCTATACAATGGCATCTCATCACGAATGGCCTCAGCATCCGGATCAGCCTAGGACAGACCAAGTGTATGGCCAGAAAACGGATAGTtctctcccatctgcacagtaTAACATGACCGCTGTTCAACTCCACCCTGGCTTACATCATCGCTCCGAAAAGGTTTCTGAGCACTCGGCTAAGCTGGAGCATGCTCATAAGTCATCTGGCGGCAAACACTATGGACAAATTTATGCTCCTCCAGTAACTATGTCTCATAAAATGTCTTTGGACAAGTACCGGGAAAAACGCAAACTTGAAACTGTCGATATGGATATTAGAGATCAAATTCTGACAGTTCACACGGACCAACAGCAGCAACATAAAAAACATAGCCAAGCCTCCGGCAGCAGCTCTGTGACTTCTCCCATCAAAATGAAAATTCCACTTTCCATTAGTGAAAAGACAGAAAAACATTCTTCCGAGAAGAAAGATAAGAGCGGTTCCCTGAAGCTGCGCATACCCATCCCGGCCACGGAGAGAACCTCCAGCAAAGATGACTTGAAAATGAAAATTAAGGTCTCTTCCGCGGAGAGACACAGCTCATCGGACGAGGGCAGCGGAAAGAGCAAGCACTCGAGTCCGCACATGAGCAAAGAACACAAGGACAAGCACAATTCTTCCAGCCGGCACCACGGTAGCAGCCACAAGCATTCACATTCACACTACAGCAGTGCGAGCAGCAACAACAACAGCAATAAGCTTAGTATGGACGGACTGCCTACAACTGTTTTACGGAGTCCCGTTGGTGTGCCCAACGATGGTGGTACCTCGAGCTCCAGCTCTTCAAGAAAGAGGCCGCATTCCAATGACGCCTCTTACAACCACCACCCCAAAATGAGCAAAAGTTCCAAAAGTTCAG
- the CCNT2 gene encoding cyclin-T2 isoform X5: MSLKYVMLVLIQSIHCWIQKAMAYLQQAQELVILETVLLQTLGFEITIEHPHTDVVKCTQLVRASKDLAQTSYFMATNSLHLTTFCLQYKPTVIACVCIHLACKWSNWEIPVSTDGKHWWEYVDQTVTLELLDELTHEFLQILEKTPNRLKKIRNWRASQAATRKPKSDGQLDNALLSSSLAQNSILVDPVAGIAAGASFPKASTSVFPAPVALNSGSMPIQAAHNTEELALLGMPGTSYTMASHHEWPQHPDQPRTDQVYGQKTDSSLPSAQYNMTAVQLHPGLHHRSEKVSEHSAKLEHAHKSSGGKHYGQIYAPPVTMSHKMSLDKYREKRKLETVDMDIRDQILTVHTDQQQQHKKHSQASGSSSVTSPIKMKIPLSISEKTEKHSSEKKDKSGSLKLRIPIPATERTSSKDDLKMKIKVSSAERHSSSDEGSGKSKHSSPHMSKEHKDKHNSSSRHHGSSHKHSHSHYSSASSNNNSNKLSMDGLPTTVLRSPVGVPNDGGTSSSSSSRKRPHSNDASYNHHPKMSKSSKSSGTSSSSVKQYISSHNTVLNHPLLPPPPVTYQVGYGHLSTLVKLDKKAVESNGPDTSHEYGANSQHMDYKDTLDMLDSLLSAQGMNM, translated from the exons ATGTCATTAAAGTATGTCATGCTTGTCTTAATCCAGTCGATCCACTGCTGGATACAAAAAGCGAT GGCTTACCTACAGCAAGCTCAAGAGCTGGTTATACTTGAAACTGTCCTGCTGCAGACCTTAG GCTTCGAGATCACTATTGAACATCCCCACACAGATGTCGTTAAGTGCACCCAATTAGTGAGAG CAAGCAAGGACTTGGCACAGACCTCCTATTTCATGGCTACCAACAG TCTGCACCTCACAACTTTCTGCCTTCAGTACAAGCCCACGGTAATCGCCTGTGTGTGCATCCACCTGGCCTGCAAGTGGTCCAACTGGGAGATACCTGTATCTACAGatgggaagcattggtgggagtATGTGGACCAGACGGTGACACTGGAATTGCTGGATG AACTGACGCATGAATTTCTGCAAATTCTTGAGAAGACACCCAACCGGTTGAAGAAGATTCGAAACTGGAGG gccagTCAGgcggctacaagaaaacccaagTCTGATGGTCAACTCGACAATGCTTTGCTTAGTTCGTCACTTGCCCAGAACTCTATTTTGGTGGACCCCGTAGCTGGTATTGCTGCAGGCGCCAGTTTTCCAAAGGCATCGACGTCTGTGTTTCCTGCACCGGTAGCTCTGAACTCAGGAAGCATGCCAATTCAGGCGGCCCATAACACAGAGGAACTGGCCTTATTGGGAATGCCTGGTACATCCTATACAATGGCATCTCATCACGAATGGCCTCAGCATCCGGATCAGCCTAGGACAGACCAAGTGTATGGCCAGAAAACGGATAGTtctctcccatctgcacagtaTAACATGACCGCTGTTCAACTCCACCCTGGCTTACATCATCGCTCCGAAAAGGTTTCTGAGCACTCGGCTAAGCTGGAGCATGCTCATAAGTCATCTGGCGGCAAACACTATGGACAAATTTATGCTCCTCCAGTAACTATGTCTCATAAAATGTCTTTGGACAAGTACCGGGAAAAACGCAAACTTGAAACTGTCGATATGGATATTAGAGATCAAATTCTGACAGTTCACACGGACCAACAGCAGCAACATAAAAAACATAGCCAAGCCTCCGGCAGCAGCTCTGTGACTTCTCCCATCAAAATGAAAATTCCACTTTCCATTAGTGAAAAGACAGAAAAACATTCTTCCGAGAAGAAAGATAAGAGCGGTTCCCTGAAGCTGCGCATACCCATCCCGGCCACGGAGAGAACCTCCAGCAAAGATGACTTGAAAATGAAAATTAAGGTCTCTTCCGCGGAGAGACACAGCTCATCGGACGAGGGCAGCGGAAAGAGCAAGCACTCGAGTCCGCACATGAGCAAAGAACACAAGGACAAGCACAATTCTTCCAGCCGGCACCACGGTAGCAGCCACAAGCATTCACATTCACACTACAGCAGTGCGAGCAGCAACAACAACAGCAATAAGCTTAGTATGGACGGACTGCCTACAACTGTTTTACGGAGTCCCGTTGGTGTGCCCAACGATGGTGGTACCTCGAGCTCCAGCTCTTCAAGAAAGAGGCCGCATTCCAATGACGCCTCTTACAACCACCACCCCAAAATGAGCAAAAGTTCCAAAAGTTCAGGTACTAGTTCTTCCTCTGTTAAGCAGTATATATCCTCTCACAACACTGTTCTTAACCATCCCTTACTCCCTCCTCCCCCTGTCACATACCAGGTGGGCTACGGGCATCTCAGCACCCTCGTGAAACTGGACAAGAAGGCAGTGGAGAGCAACGGCCCTGATACCAGTCACGAGTACGGTGCAAACAGCCAGCATATGGACTACAAAGATACTTTAGACATGCTCGATTCGCTGTTAAGCGCCCAAGGAATGAACATGTGA